TAATATGGCGGATACTGGACAAAGTGGTTAAAAACTCTATAATCAGTGGACAGTTCAGCACATTCAATATGTATTCAAGCAGCAGCCACTATTGTGAAACTATCACAGATATTATGCTCTCTGATGGCCTCCACGTTCCATTTAGATACACTAGAAACCCTCACAGTAATTTATGTACATGTGTTGTGATACAAATGTAGTGTTATGAGTCAGTGTCCCTGCTCACAGCCTCCCTATGGTAAACCCTGGCATGAAAGCTCAATGTGGTGCACATGAGATGATTGAATCAGCTATCTGATATCTGAAAAACTATATCACTATTCAGCAGCACACGCTGACAGGAGAGATAAGTGGCGGCAGGCGTATACAATAGCGAGCAGCGAGCTGACCGCCAGTTGTGACCCAGACTAAGACGGGCTTTGGCATGGCAATGTGAGGCTGCTATCGTGGTGCAGAGGGCACGGTTGATTCTAACTGACAGTCAGTAGTCAGCACGTGGGTGCAGAAACTAGCAGAAAATACATGGTATGTCAGGACACAGTACGTTCAGGACACAGTTTTCACCACGGGAAGGTGGACCGCTCAATACTGAATTATCAAAAATCTAATAATAACGTGGAATGAAGTTAAAACCTCATTTTGTTCACTTCAATGACAAGATGAGATATTACAGTAATGGGATATAAAGTGATATAGGTTATTTCAACTAATAGTCTGCACCAGCTCATTGTTTTCCTTATAGTAGTAACAGCAGAGTGAGGCCTAGACTCCTTCTCAGAGATCAGTAGTGTTCCCTTtctgagtacacacacacacacgcgcgcacacacacacacacacacacagtgatgcatTTCCACAAAACAGTCATTATGtcgaaaaacaaaacaagataatTCACTACTCTGTAAATACTTATTCAGCATAGTAGGTTTGCCATGCCAACTGTTTTACCATGCTGCAGCTGGGGGAGcagcgtgtgtgttgtgtgtgtcatggTAACAGCATATGTGTGGGAGAGAAGACATTAAAGAAAGAGTGGCACCATGGGGTAAGTGAGGACACGCCATGAGGCAGGTCACGTGACAAATGCAAGTGTCACCAGTGTTAAACGACTTCCTCACATTTACCGTTACACGCGAAAGCATGTGGCTTCGAGGGCAGCATAAGACTGGTATTAAGGTTCAGGTCAAGATGAGGTTCATTAACACACTCTGTTGGTTTTCTTTGTCATCTTGGTGCGTTACCTTCATAATGAGTGATGGATGATGAGATTAAGGTAGATGAGGCTTTATCAGCATCTGACAGGGACTCTAACGCcagaaacaacaacatgaaGAAGACTGAATTTCATTTGGCTGTGCTGCACTGATACATTCATAATTCAAGAAATTTAAGAGACAATATAAATTGTGATTGTACATTTGATGTGacgttttaaaggaatagtccaTTTTGAGAAATGATTTGTCAGTGCAGGACATACGAAGCTACTggcagcagctggttagcttagcctagcGCAAAGACTGGACAGAGCCACGCTAGCTGCTTCCCTCCGTTTAACAAGATTATGTCTCACTTGATAAtccaaaaaaatccaaaaaacacgctaagctaaactaagcgGCTGCTGGCGTACAGATGtcagagtggtatcaatcttttcatctaacgACAAGATAACgaataaatacatttcccaACACATGAacctattcctttaaaacttgCAAAGCTAAATATGCCATTGTTTGAATCATATATCATTTAAAGAGTagcttccctcctctctctttcaatcAGTCGTAAGCATGAATCATCCTAGATACGACTGGACAAGCGAAGCACTCTGAACTGTCATTGTGTCAGCTGCTGTGAACTTTTCTATCCACTAAAAATCACATTCTTAACATATTTGAGGCGAAAAAGCAAAAAGGCTACAGTTGCAGAAACGTGAATCATTTTGAATCTGCAGTATAACACGGTTTAAATATGTTTGTGAGTGTCTACTTGGTAATCTAAGGCAAACCTAAGAATATGGACTGAATGAATCTCAAATAAAACAACTCGTGCCAAAAGTACTGCCATCTATGCACACTATTTGGCATCACTTGCCACTATCTGCACAAATACTTGGCTCAGAAAATTAAAGCCACTGAACAAATGTTTCATATACAGTGCATTTAAAAGGCTAGCAGTGGTCCAGGCGGCTGATGTTTGAGGGGGGTGGACAGAACACTGGGCAGGTTTTAGTGGACTATCAGCTCACCACAGAGCTGATGGGTCCTGATCACACAGGCAGAGTGGGCCTCTTTTAAGTGAGAAGACAGAAGGAGGCCTGGACAGGATGGGGGGCAGATAGCACTCGTGAAGATTATCTCAGCTAGCTGTCCTTTGGTTCATGCTGCGCTGTGTGGACAAGACAGAGCTGGACGTGGCTGCAGTgacgggagagggagaggcactCTCAACGGTTGAGGCACAGAGAAGGAGTTGGTCTTCATGTatgagtatctgtgtgtgtgtgtgtgtgtgtgtgttggggcaCATGTTAGGAAGGCAGGTGGTTTAGCAAGCACAGCCCCCGTGGCTCTCTGACGGCGAGTCTTTAAGGCCCTGGTTCCCGTGGTTAGCTACGAGGTTGATGTCCCCCTCCATGCTCTCGTTCATCTTCTCACAGATGACGTCCACTAGACGCTCAAACACCTGCTTCACGTTGATGTTGTCCTTAGCGCTGGCCTCGAAGAACTGGAAACCTGAGGGGGAGCAAGGACGCAGGAGTGCCAGACatcttttcatttgattcaCTGTGAGCAAACGCAGTAGATGCAAGCCAGTGAAAATACACATGGATACCCTACACCCTACCCAGCTAACAGGCAGAGGTTTTATAACTAAACACTAAAACTATGTGAGTAAAAGAGTTTTTACCGAGCTCCTCTGCCAGTCGCTGGCCATCCTCTGTGGGTACGAGCCGGTCATCCTCCAGGTCACACTTGTTACCAACCAGGATCACCTGAGCATTGTCCCACGAGTACGTCTTGATCTGTGTCGCcctgcacacagacataaagTTTCACACTCTGCATGCTTAAAAGGATTTTACAAAAAGGATCTGTAAAGTAGTATAAAACCCTACCAATCAGATACTTTTCTGCATAAACAGCAATAACGTatgaacatgcaaactctacactgaaccttcttgctgtgaggtggCAGTGCTAAATGCCGCTCCACTGTGCCGCACCTTTACACAAAAGTGCttcatatttgacattttagagaaaatctaaccaaatgtcaaatgtttaaaatgtccaACTCACCAGTCCTGCACTGCGCTGAAGGAGTCCTGGTTAGTGATGTCGTACATGAGCAGGAAGCCCATGGCTCCTCTGTAGTAAGCTGTGGTGATGGTGCGGTAGCGCTCTTGTCCTGCTGTATCCTGCattaacacacacgcaca
This genomic window from Pempheris klunzingeri isolate RE-2024b chromosome 17, fPemKlu1.hap1, whole genome shotgun sequence contains:
- the rab3db gene encoding RAB3D, member RAS oncogene family, b — its product is MASNDSRLQQQPSQKDAADQNFDYMFKLLIIGNSSVGKTSFLFRYADDSFTSAFVSTVGIDFKVKTVFRNDKRIKLQIWDTAGQERYRTITTAYYRGAMGFLLMYDITNQDSFSAVQDWATQIKTYSWDNAQVILVGNKCDLEDDRLVPTEDGQRLAEELGFQFFEASAKDNINVKQVFERLVDVICEKMNESMEGDINLVANHGNQGLKDSPSESHGGCAC